One Oryza sativa Japonica Group chromosome 8, ASM3414082v1 DNA window includes the following coding sequences:
- the LOC9272074 gene encoding uncharacterized protein isoform X1: MTHYQILMDIISHAKPHHILVEKPLCTTVQDCQKVVEAAKQRSDILVQVGLEYRYMPPVAKLIDTVKSGTLGQVRMVAIREHRFPFLVKVNNWNRFNCNSGGTLVEKCCHFFDLMRLFAAANPVRVMASGAIDVNHKDEIYDGKVPDIIDNAYVIVEFDNGSRGMLDLCMFAEGSRNEQEISVVGDIGKGEAFVPESIVRVGKRTGGRDGVVTIMAEDERIKYQGLHHGSSYLEHLNFLSAIRLQGASGPSVDLTDGLLSVAIGVAGQLSIEKGRFVTIEEVLAG, encoded by the exons ATGACCCACTACCAGATACTCATGGACATCATCAGTCACGCCAAACCACACCACATCCTTGTTGAGAAGCCCTTGTGTACTACAGTACAGGACTGTCAGAAG GTTGTAGAAGCGGCTAAACAGAGATCAGACATACTTGTGCAAGTTGGATTAGAATACAGGTATATGCCTCCGGTTGCTAAGCTTATAGATACTGTTAAAAGTGGCACCTTGGGGCAAGTCAGAATGGTGGCAATCCGTGAACACCGGTTTCCTTTCCTTGTTAAG GTTAACAATTGGAATAGGTTCAATTGCAACAGTGGAGGAACTCTTGTTGAGAAGTGCTGCCATTTTTTTGATTTGATGAGATTGTTTGCAGCTGCAAACCCTGTTCGTGTGATGGCTTCTGGAGCCATTGATGTCAACCACAAGGATGAAATTTATGATGGGAAG GTTCCAGATATTATAGACAATGCATATGTAATAGTAGAATTTGATAATGGCTCTCGTGGCATGCTTGACCTCTGCATGTTTGCTGAAGGTAGTAGGAATGAGCAGGAAATTTCTGTAGTTGGTGACATTGGGAAG GGCGAGGCTTTTGTTCCAGAGAGCATTGTTAGGGTTGGAAAGAGAACAGGAGGTAGAGATGGAGTTGTAACGATAATGGCTGAAGATGAACGGATCAA ATATCAAGGTCTTCATCATGGATCTAGCTACCTGGAGCACCTCAATTTCCTGTCTGCCATCAGGCTTCAAGGTGCATCCGGCCCATCGGTCGATTTAACTGATGGCCTATTATCTGTTGCCATCGGCGTGGCTGGGCAGTTGTCCATTGAGAAGGGGCGTTTTGTCACAATTGAAGAGGTCTTGGCTGGTTGA